The genome window TTTTTGTACTTCCATATTTTTTTACAATTTTATCCATTACCGCCATTACTTCTGCCCCTTGAAATATTACAACAACTCCAAGAAAAAATGAAAACAGGAAATGAAAAAATAGCAGTATTGGGTGTTTTTTTGAAAACACTTTCAAAGCATTAAAACCATTACTAAAATATTCCCATGTAGAAAAATATCTGTTTTTTAAATCATTTCTTAATTTATTAAAATCCATCAGGACTCCTCTCTTTTCTATTTTTATATCAAAAATTATAGCATACTTTATTTATTTTTAAAAACTTTTTTTACAGTAAAACTCTTCTAAAATTTATAAGTACTGCCCTAAAATTCTAATTTATCTTAATTTTTTATATCACTATTATAATTTAAAATTTTCTAAAAAAAATAATTATTTCTCTAAGAAAAATATAATTATTTTTTGTTATAATAAAAATAGTGCTTAAAGTTTAAAAAGGAGGAAAAATTATTATGTTAAAATCATTAAAAAAATCAACAATCATTCTATTTTCATGTATATCTCTAACTTCATTAGCAGCTGCAATTCCAAACGTTTCTGCAAAAAGAAGCAGTGAATATTCTGCTCAGTCTTCACGTGCATTAAGTTCACCATATAGCACTGTTGCTGATGTCACTATTTCTGGAAACATTGCAACTGTAAAAGAAAGTGGACAGCCATTTACTGGAATTTATGTTGAATTTGGCGAAATTAGAAATGCTCAAGTTGTTAGAAATTATCAAAATGGTACATTAAACGGGCCTATGTTCATGTATTATCAAAATGGAAATTTACAAAAAGTTGTAAATTATACAAATGGTGTAAGAGAAGGTGAAGATATTGACTTTTATGGAAATGGAAATTCTAAAACTATACGTAATTACAGAAATGGCATGTTAAACGGAAACAGCTTTGACTTTGATGAATTTGGACGTTTAACATCATCTCTTGAATATGTAAATAATGCTAAAAATGGAAAAGAGATAAAAATTTCAAACGGAATTGTTACAAA of Leptotrichia hongkongensis contains these proteins:
- a CDS encoding toxin-antitoxin system YwqK family antitoxin, with the translated sequence MLKSLKKSTIILFSCISLTSLAAAIPNVSAKRSSEYSAQSSRALSSPYSTVADVTISGNIATVKESGQPFTGIYVEFGEIRNAQVVRNYQNGTLNGPMFMYYQNGNLQKVVNYTNGVREGEDIDFYGNGNSKTIRNYRNGMLNGNSFDFDEFGRLTSSLEYVNNAKNGKEIKISNGIVTNENNYVNGQLNGEAKSYYSNGTVRSNGNYSRNFRNGQWTWNYDNGKKKLIENYQNGIITEILGYSRNGSKEREMKLVNGNGNFTQYYDNGKIKVQGALRNYKAYGNWNFYNKDGYLTDTQGFY